Proteins encoded within one genomic window of Nitrospina gracilis 3/211:
- a CDS encoding ATP-binding protein, translated as MKLKPKVYLFVFGISLAVGLSVYSLIQQFESVLENRIGSEIHDLTEDAMDTVDRSLFLRVEEVELQPLDMFIDRLFERSNHEYASMPDREGFIARTDEDWKKGLDTPETRNILLNPLSREFENKIRFLNNKFKFYLFSEIFAVNRYGVIMGAYPRTTDFYQADETWYQNAVQSPDDLSIEDVQYDESSNAFTLKISKKVTDGKGRYEGLVRAGLNIELFEEILNDSRKKSELKSLKLFLLNTSGEILVFAASPLVPKPVNLAKYFGQKHPQWEEIKRLQNEGRGFKYGPTEYGPSLMAYTISDGWQNFKGIGWSLVTIVDEEEVLAPVSDLKLHLLTGFLIVSLILVVTVGAFIRHTLRPIERLTRQTEAISHGNWDVDLAVDSKDEVGLLARSFNRMTSVIKKHQEELEEQVIERTQRAFQAEKKAKEAREMDNAKSQFLVNMSHEIRTPLNAILGYSQILRRDSNLTDVQKEKINMVYRSGDHLLSLINDILDVSKIEAEKESMDRHEFNLTNLIQQLAEITRVDCEQKELQFKLEAFPLDEELWVWGDQGKLRRVLVKLLSNATKFTDKGGVLFRVTSKANDEYRFEIIDTGPGFPPEEHALIFEPFRQGKEGRRKGGTGMGLTIAKRLVQIMESQLKFESKPGKGTRFFFSLNLVSMNRKTDDGSIPGSLERKTSSHAIKVLLVDDNPDNLDILRELISTLGVEVKSAEDGEKGLKIVEEWKPDILFVDQNMPGMSGIEVMKEIHKKYGQKQFKFVIATASTLTHQTREFLQEGADAVLRKPVVFEELANLFRDLMKSRFIAEESEPEPPPPPEETKKDSMKKLDYGSITIPHSLWNRLERSARMGLFMDLEKNIHKLKDLGDKEAQLADRMHALCKSYESKKIQEILKKVMYTEN; from the coding sequence ATGAAATTGAAACCGAAGGTATACTTGTTCGTTTTCGGCATCAGTCTAGCCGTTGGCCTTTCTGTTTATTCCCTCATCCAGCAGTTTGAATCGGTTCTCGAAAACCGAATCGGTTCCGAGATCCACGACCTGACCGAAGATGCCATGGACACCGTTGACCGCAGTCTCTTTCTGCGGGTCGAAGAAGTGGAACTTCAACCCCTCGATATGTTCATCGACCGCCTGTTTGAACGGTCGAACCACGAATACGCCTCCATGCCCGACCGAGAAGGCTTCATCGCGAGGACTGATGAGGACTGGAAAAAAGGATTGGACACACCGGAAACCCGCAACATCCTGCTCAATCCTCTCTCCCGGGAATTCGAAAACAAGATCCGGTTCCTGAACAACAAATTCAAATTTTACTTATTCAGCGAGATCTTTGCCGTAAACCGATACGGCGTCATCATGGGGGCCTACCCGCGCACCACGGATTTCTACCAGGCGGACGAGACCTGGTACCAAAACGCCGTCCAGAGCCCGGACGACCTTTCTATAGAGGACGTTCAATACGATGAAAGCTCCAATGCTTTTACCCTGAAAATATCTAAAAAAGTTACTGACGGCAAAGGCCGTTATGAAGGGCTGGTGCGAGCGGGACTCAATATTGAACTGTTTGAAGAAATCCTGAATGACTCGCGAAAAAAATCGGAATTGAAGTCCCTGAAACTTTTTCTGCTCAACACGAGTGGCGAAATCCTGGTCTTCGCAGCCAGCCCTCTGGTCCCCAAACCGGTCAACCTGGCAAAGTATTTTGGACAAAAACACCCTCAATGGGAGGAAATCAAGCGGCTACAAAATGAGGGGCGCGGCTTCAAATATGGGCCTACAGAGTACGGTCCTTCCCTAATGGCGTATACCATTTCAGACGGCTGGCAGAATTTCAAAGGGATCGGGTGGAGCCTTGTCACCATTGTGGACGAGGAAGAAGTGCTGGCTCCGGTTTCGGACCTGAAATTACACCTGTTGACCGGCTTTTTGATTGTCTCTCTAATTCTGGTTGTAACCGTCGGGGCCTTTATTCGCCACACACTAAGACCGATTGAGCGGTTGACCCGGCAGACGGAGGCCATCAGCCACGGCAACTGGGATGTGGACCTGGCAGTCGATTCCAAAGACGAAGTCGGACTGCTCGCGCGTTCCTTCAACCGCATGACCAGCGTGATCAAAAAGCACCAGGAGGAATTGGAAGAGCAAGTCATCGAGCGTACCCAAAGAGCATTTCAGGCAGAGAAAAAAGCAAAAGAAGCCAGAGAAATGGACAATGCCAAAAGCCAATTCCTGGTAAACATGAGTCATGAAATCCGCACCCCGCTCAATGCCATCCTGGGTTACAGCCAGATACTGAGAAGAGACTCCAACCTCACGGATGTCCAAAAAGAAAAAATCAACATGGTGTACCGGTCCGGCGATCACCTTCTATCCCTCATCAATGACATCCTGGACGTTTCCAAAATAGAAGCGGAAAAGGAAAGCATGGACCGTCATGAGTTCAACCTGACGAACCTGATCCAGCAGCTGGCCGAGATCACGCGTGTGGATTGCGAGCAGAAAGAACTCCAGTTCAAGCTGGAAGCGTTTCCGTTGGACGAGGAATTATGGGTTTGGGGCGACCAGGGCAAATTACGCCGGGTTCTGGTCAAATTGCTTAGCAATGCCACCAAGTTCACCGACAAGGGAGGCGTTTTATTTCGAGTCACTTCCAAGGCTAACGATGAGTACCGGTTTGAGATTATCGACACCGGTCCGGGCTTCCCTCCGGAGGAACACGCCCTCATCTTCGAACCTTTTCGCCAGGGAAAAGAGGGTCGGAGAAAAGGGGGTACCGGAATGGGGCTCACCATCGCGAAACGGCTGGTCCAGATAATGGAAAGCCAATTAAAATTTGAAAGCAAGCCCGGAAAGGGAACACGGTTTTTCTTTTCCCTGAATTTAGTCAGCATGAACAGGAAAACAGATGACGGTTCGATTCCAGGGAGCCTGGAGAGAAAAACCAGCTCCCACGCCATTAAAGTTCTTTTAGTGGACGACAATCCCGACAACCTGGATATTTTGCGGGAACTCATTTCAACTCTGGGCGTGGAAGTAAAGTCGGCGGAGGATGGGGAAAAGGGTCTGAAAATTGTCGAAGAATGGAAGCCGGATATCTTGTTTGTCGACCAAAACATGCCGGGTATGAGCGGCATTGAGGTGATGAAAGAGATTCACAAAAAGTACGGGCAAAAGCAGTTCAAATTTGTCATTGCCACCGCTTCCACCCTGACCCACCAGACCCGCGAGTTTTTACAGGAAGGTGCAGACGCCGTCCTGAGAAAACCTGTCGTATTTGAAGAGTTGGCAAACCTATTTCGGGACCTGATGAAATCCAGATTCATTGCCGAAGAATCCGAACCAGAACCTCCTCCCCCACCTGAGGAAACAAAAAAAGATTCTATGAAAAAGCTGGACTACGGGTCCATTACCATCCCGCATTCCCTTTGGAACCGTCTTGAACGGAGTGCCCGCATGGGTCTGTTCATGGACTTGGAAAAAAATATTCACAAGTTGAAAGACTTGGGCGACAAGGAGGCCCAGCTTGCCGACCGGATGCATGCATTATGCAAATCCTATGAATCGAAGAAGATCCAGGAAATCCTGAAGAAAGTTATGTATACGGAAAACTAG
- a CDS encoding DJ-1/PfpI family protein, with protein sequence MPIEGKAILIIMPNNQFDGDELLGLLEALKSTGARVVVLSKSGREAAGMKKERFTPHGTIIDWNKQEGFSGKYPAIVLTGGKGAAKSLWNDPIVPQILVDHHRAGSTIAALGTSIVVVAKAGLLPGRAACPADAAAQSELENLGIACEEIPVLADDRIVTAQGCSSIQPMVEMLLSKM encoded by the coding sequence ATGCCGATTGAAGGAAAAGCCATCCTTATCATCATGCCAAATAATCAGTTCGATGGAGACGAACTGTTGGGGCTGCTGGAAGCCCTGAAATCCACAGGTGCGCGGGTCGTGGTCCTGTCCAAATCGGGGAGGGAGGCAGCCGGCATGAAGAAGGAACGGTTCACACCACACGGCACGATCATCGACTGGAACAAGCAGGAAGGATTTTCGGGAAAATACCCTGCCATTGTGTTGACCGGAGGCAAAGGAGCGGCCAAATCCTTGTGGAACGACCCCATCGTGCCGCAGATTTTGGTCGACCATCACCGAGCGGGAAGCACTATCGCCGCCCTGGGCACATCCATTGTGGTCGTGGCAAAGGCCGGCCTGTTGCCCGGCCGGGCGGCCTGCCCGGCGGATGCCGCCGCTCAATCGGAGCTTGAAAACCTGGGTATCGCCTGTGAAGAAATACCGGTTCTCGCCGACGATCGCATCGTGACCGCCCAAGGTTGTTCCTCAATCCAACCCATGGTTGAAATGCTCCTGTCCAAAATGTAG
- a CDS encoding response regulator, whose protein sequence is MIQKNLILVVDDDPDSCQILNDFFQSLNYRVQTAEDGQEGLQKFFDLKPCLVVLDVRMPIMDGYQMLKRIRELDSATPVIIVSAQSYLDGADECMKQGATDVLHKPIELDQLEKKVTRYLEK, encoded by the coding sequence ATGATTCAAAAAAACCTGATTCTGGTGGTGGATGACGACCCCGACAGCTGCCAGATTTTAAATGATTTTTTTCAATCCCTCAATTACAGGGTACAAACAGCCGAAGATGGACAGGAAGGACTGCAGAAGTTTTTTGACCTCAAGCCCTGCCTTGTGGTTCTGGATGTACGCATGCCCATCATGGATGGGTACCAGATGCTGAAACGGATTCGGGAGCTCGACTCTGCCACTCCGGTTATCATCGTGTCCGCCCAGTCCTATCTGGATGGTGCGGATGAATGCATGAAGCAAGGGGCGACCGATGTTCTTCACAAGCCCATTGAACTGGATCAGCTTGAGAAAAAGGTAACCCGCTATCTGGAGAAATGA
- a CDS encoding formylglycine-generating enzyme family protein — protein MKLYSVFFKALLFYLFSVATVFAGQANPEVIVSPSTGIELVRIPGGCYMMGDDRGYDYERPAHEVCVGDFYIGRYEVTQEQYEKLMGRNPSKYKEPRRPVERISWNDAAEFIQKLNETENTDVYRLPTEAEWERAARGGTTTRYYWGDEIDNNYVWYYGSAEFQTHPVGTRKPNPFGLYDMLGNVWEWVSDWYDPEYYSKSPRDNPKGPGTGRFKTRRGGAVTNLVTYVRSATRYRGPPGHRHYILGFRVARSVEGDGGR, from the coding sequence ATGAAACTTTATTCTGTTTTCTTCAAAGCGCTGCTGTTTTACCTGTTCTCTGTGGCAACGGTTTTTGCCGGGCAGGCAAATCCGGAAGTGATCGTCTCCCCTTCCACCGGTATCGAACTGGTGCGCATACCGGGCGGCTGTTACATGATGGGCGACGACCGGGGTTACGATTACGAACGCCCGGCTCACGAGGTGTGTGTTGGTGACTTCTACATCGGGCGCTACGAGGTGACGCAGGAGCAGTACGAAAAGTTGATGGGCAGGAATCCATCGAAGTACAAAGAACCCCGACGCCCGGTGGAACGCATTTCGTGGAACGATGCTGCCGAGTTCATCCAAAAGCTCAACGAAACGGAGAACACGGATGTGTACCGCCTGCCCACGGAGGCGGAATGGGAACGGGCCGCGCGGGGCGGCACCACCACACGTTATTACTGGGGTGACGAAATCGACAACAACTACGTCTGGTATTACGGTTCGGCCGAATTTCAGACGCATCCCGTTGGAACGCGCAAGCCGAATCCCTTCGGATTGTATGACATGCTTGGGAACGTGTGGGAGTGGGTGAGCGACTGGTACGATCCGGAATATTATTCCAAAAGTCCGCGTGACAATCCCAAGGGACCCGGAACCGGGCGTTTCAAAACCCGCCGCGGCGGGGCCGTGACCAACCTCGTCACCTATGTGCGCTCAGCCACCCGCTACCGGGGTCCCCCTGGGCATCGGCATTACATACTGGGCTTTCGCGTTGCCCGCTCCGTGGAGGGAGATGGCGGCCGTTAA
- a CDS encoding cold-shock protein has protein sequence MPIGKVKWFSNKKGYGFIQSEEGKDIFVHYSAIQEEGYRSLTQGQDVQFEISDGPKGPQASNVLKKEV, from the coding sequence ATGCCGATCGGAAAAGTTAAGTGGTTCAGCAACAAAAAAGGTTATGGCTTCATCCAGTCAGAAGAAGGAAAAGACATTTTTGTGCACTACTCAGCGATTCAAGAGGAAGGTTATCGGTCACTCACTCAGGGGCAGGATGTGCAGTTTGAAATCAGCGACGGTCCCAAAGGCCCACAGGCTTCGAATGTGTTGAAGAAGGAAGTCTAG